A single Ischnura elegans chromosome 13 unlocalized genomic scaffold, ioIscEleg1.1 SUPER_13_unloc_2, whole genome shotgun sequence DNA region contains:
- the LOC124172656 gene encoding uncharacterized protein LOC124172656, with protein sequence MSKENLSPLEERLLETVGKVCTYRDPGCKESLVEEEISVDNEEVLSAIGQVLMDFGCSSSFEDNTNAVREPSSPLEEIVPPPSPFLSRQISPHSSPINRNFVKEKRKLKGKNISPYERTTERLSQIEEEKLKFKKEIEGKMLNVLNQILKSLNDLQQTESRKAAAAEKQADAFEKISECLQNYLIKK encoded by the exons ATgtcaaaggaaaatttaagcCCATTGGAGGAAAGACTTTTAGAAACTGTTGGAAAAGTTTGTACCTACCGAGATCCAGGTTGTAAGGAATCGCTTGTGGAG gaGGAGATTTCAGTTGATAATGAGGAGGTCCTGTCAGCCAtag GGCAAGTGCTCATGGACTTTGGATGTAGTAGTAGCTTTGAAGATAATACCAATGCAG TAAGAGAACCCTCCTCGCCCTTGGAAGAGATAGTGCCTCCACCCTCTCCATTTTTGTCAAGACAGATATCTCCTCATTCTTCCCCAATTAATAGGAAttttgtgaaagagaagagaaaactcAAAG GCAAGAACATTTCTCCTTATGAAAGAACGACGGAAAGGCTTTCTCAGATAGaggaagagaaattgaaatttaaaaaagagattgaaggaaaaatgttaaacgttcttaatcaaattttaaaatctttaaatgacCTCCAACAAACTGAAAGTAGAAAAGCAGCTGCAGCTGAGAAGCAAGCTGATGCTTTTGAAAAGATTTCAGAATGcctacaaaattatttaataaaaaagtaa
- the LOC124172655 gene encoding zinc finger protein 316-like yields MLVLEFGLFLHSSLMCVHCLLRTGLGDLADGDSGRHCVCSHSGKGFGKSNQLLCHVRTHHSGELPFACGNCRRRYVKASDLTQHAKSHSAVKPHRTIAIPWVTASGIAASFPGPVPGTRLSTASPGHRARNAAHTCRPGGSRAAYAPGKQQGLPEAHQHHLLLTLGSERPNLSTTKRNIGYNRTRILAIAATHGWETASRISTPNEILRRLHTLMWVQTGERPFACGACHKRFSQKSTLNHHAKMH; encoded by the exons ATGCTTGTATTGGAGTTTGGCCTGTTTCTTCACTCTTCTTTGATGTGCGTTCATTGTCTTCTGAGAACAGGGCTCGGGGATTTGGCGGATGGGGATAGTGGCAGACATTGCGTGTGCTCGCACTCCGGCAAGGGATTTGGCAAGAGCAATCAGCTGTTGTGCCACGTAAGGACGCACCACtcgggggagctcccctttgCGTGTGGCAATTGCCGACGACGGTACGTCAAGGCAAGTGACCTGACCCAGCACGCAAAGAGCCACAGTGCCGTCAAACCGCACAG AACCATCGCAATACCTTGGGTCACAGCCTCTGGCATCGCAGCCAGCTTCCCAGGCCCTGTCCCTGGAACAAGGCTTTCGACAGCTTCTCCCGGCCACCGCGCCCGGAATGCTGCCCACACCTGCAGACCAGGAGGTTCTAGGGCTGCTTACGCTCCTGGCAAACAACAAGGACTCCCCGAAGCTCACCAGCACCATCTCTTACTCACATTGGGGTCAGAACGGCCGAATCTTTCGACCACTAAGAGGAATATTGGGTACAACCGTACTAGGATCCTTGCCATCGCCGCCACCCATGGGTGGGAAACAGCATCACGGATATCAACCCCAAACGAGATCCTGCGGCGCCTGCACACTCTCATGTGGGTGCAGACGGGGGAGAGGCCCTTTGCATGTGGCGCGTGCCACAAGCGCTTCTCGCAGAAGAGCACGCTCAACCACCACGCAAAGATGCACTGA